The following coding sequences lie in one Sporolituus thermophilus DSM 23256 genomic window:
- a CDS encoding HD-GYP domain-containing protein: MQFNIHPVNLIRALSQALELSTDGLSRHHWRTAYIANRLAEHIGIDGSQRLILVYAALLHDLGAASNWEERLRLPSMLTGTGGNIYAHAEAGYELLKDSAQLGIVAEPIRHHHDYWDGSSPSGVGGKDIPLISRIINLADRVEVLLREDDFILTQRPAVLAAIRSQSGICFDPELVRAFHDFAREESFWFDLANRHYYQNFFRDIDDYGRMRFTIDDVINVAEVFATIIDRTSRFTGAHSRCVSLVASFLAELKGYSAAEVKAMRIAGLFHDLGKLAIPNAILEKPGKLSEQEFALIKQHVYYTYRILEQIDGFDIIAEWAAYHHETLDGTGYPFRIDEKRLRLGSRIMAVADVFTALSEIRPYREPLPYQKVESIMRGMVDSRKLDAKITAELFDNGRELYDLIQSMTSAYGP; encoded by the coding sequence ATGCAGTTTAACATTCATCCTGTCAATCTTATCCGGGCCCTGTCGCAGGCACTTGAACTGTCTACCGACGGTTTATCCCGCCACCACTGGCGGACGGCGTATATTGCCAATCGCTTGGCTGAGCATATCGGCATTGATGGATCGCAGCGGTTAATTTTAGTTTACGCGGCACTGCTCCATGACCTGGGGGCCGCGTCCAACTGGGAGGAAAGGCTCCGCCTGCCATCAATGCTGACCGGCACCGGCGGTAACATCTACGCCCACGCCGAAGCCGGCTATGAACTATTGAAGGACTCGGCGCAGCTTGGCATAGTGGCCGAACCGATCCGCCACCACCATGACTACTGGGACGGGTCGAGTCCTTCCGGGGTAGGCGGTAAGGACATTCCGCTTATTTCCCGGATTATTAATCTGGCCGACCGGGTAGAAGTCCTCTTGCGCGAGGACGATTTTATCCTAACGCAGCGTCCCGCAGTTCTGGCCGCTATCCGCAGCCAGAGCGGCATTTGTTTTGATCCTGAATTGGTGCGTGCTTTTCACGATTTTGCCCGGGAAGAGAGCTTTTGGTTTGACCTGGCTAATCGGCATTATTACCAAAACTTTTTCCGGGATATTGACGACTATGGCCGCATGCGGTTCACCATCGACGACGTTATTAATGTGGCCGAGGTTTTTGCCACCATCATTGACCGTACCAGTCGGTTCACGGGCGCTCACTCTCGCTGTGTGTCCCTTGTGGCGTCTTTTCTGGCCGAGCTCAAAGGCTACAGCGCCGCCGAAGTAAAAGCCATGCGCATTGCCGGCTTGTTCCACGACCTCGGGAAGCTGGCCATCCCCAACGCCATCCTGGAGAAGCCGGGCAAACTGTCAGAGCAGGAATTTGCCCTTATCAAGCAGCATGTCTACTACACCTACCGGATCTTAGAGCAAATCGACGGCTTCGATATCATCGCCGAGTGGGCGGCCTATCATCACGAGACGCTGGACGGGACGGGGTATCCTTTTCGCATTGATGAAAAAAGACTACGGCTCGGATCCCGCATTATGGCAGTGGCCGATGTATTTACCGCCCTCAGCGAAATCCGTCCTTATCGCGAGCCTCTGCCCTACCAAAAAGTAGAGAGTATTATGCGCGGTATGGTCGATAGCCGCAAGCTGGATGCGAAAATTACGGCTGAACTTTTCGATAACGGAAGGGAATTGTACGACCTTATCCAAAGTATGACCAGTGCCTATGGGCCATGA
- a CDS encoding Gfo/Idh/MocA family protein, with protein sequence MALGVAIIGAGMIANIHVTALQEIPGARITGVWSRNAEATAKFAAKHGIKAFKSYEDVLADAKTDIISLCLPPGLHVDFGLQAAAAGKHLIVEKPMDIDAAKARRLIEVYRAKNLVLSVIFQNRFTPAAQRVKAALDAGLLGKLILGDAYVKWYRSPEYYASGAWRGTWNIEGGGALINQAIHTIDLLQWFMGGVRSVSGMIKTSIHKIETEDLGVAAVEYHNGALGVIEGSTAITPGYKERIEIHGTKGSFILEGGMVKEWKVEGCREEDYIDTQPISYCATNSPAISSVNHKAQMLDILRAVEQGKDPLVTGEEGLKSLEIVLGIYASSRKGQKIQLA encoded by the coding sequence ATGGCGTTAGGAGTGGCGATTATCGGGGCTGGCATGATTGCCAATATTCATGTCACAGCCCTTCAAGAAATACCCGGGGCGAGGATTACCGGAGTTTGGAGCCGAAATGCGGAGGCAACGGCTAAATTTGCCGCCAAACACGGGATAAAGGCTTTTAAATCGTATGAAGATGTTCTGGCTGACGCGAAGACCGATATTATTAGCCTGTGCCTCCCGCCAGGCCTTCATGTCGACTTCGGTTTGCAGGCAGCAGCGGCGGGAAAACATCTTATAGTAGAAAAGCCGATGGATATCGACGCGGCAAAAGCGCGACGGCTTATTGAAGTGTACCGTGCGAAAAATCTTGTTTTGTCGGTAATTTTTCAAAACCGGTTTACTCCCGCCGCGCAGCGGGTTAAAGCCGCCCTTGACGCCGGGCTGCTCGGCAAACTAATCCTGGGAGATGCATACGTTAAGTGGTATCGTTCTCCCGAATATTATGCCAGTGGCGCCTGGCGGGGCACTTGGAATATTGAGGGTGGCGGAGCGCTTATCAACCAGGCAATTCACACGATCGACCTTCTCCAATGGTTTATGGGCGGTGTAAGATCCGTTTCCGGAATGATTAAGACATCCATCCATAAAATAGAAACGGAAGATTTAGGCGTTGCCGCAGTGGAGTATCATAACGGCGCGCTTGGCGTCATTGAAGGCTCAACGGCCATTACACCCGGTTACAAAGAAAGGATCGAAATCCATGGAACTAAAGGCTCTTTTATATTAGAAGGCGGTATGGTGAAAGAGTGGAAGGTGGAAGGCTGCAGAGAAGAAGATTATATTGATACTCAGCCAATTTCGTACTGCGCGACGAATTCGCCGGCTATTTCGAGCGTAAACCACAAGGCGCAAATGCTGGACATTCTCCGAGCCGTTGAGCAGGGGAAGGATCCTTTGGTTACCGGCGAAGAAGGGCTCAAATCATTGGAAATCGTGCTGGGTATTTACGCATCGTCGCGGAAAGGGCAAAAAATCCAGCTGGCCTAG
- a CDS encoding YkvA family protein, whose amino-acid sequence MSEPEKRPEQALTLNQRLKEWARKLKGDVIAVYFALKHPGTPLYAKVVATIVVGYALSPIDLIPDFVPVLGYLDEVILLPLGIALAIKLIPADVLTACREEARNNPPALKPKIWIAAYVIVFLWLTVIYAVYAWLK is encoded by the coding sequence ATGTCCGAACCAGAGAAAAGACCGGAACAAGCGCTTACCCTAAACCAACGGCTTAAAGAGTGGGCGCGCAAGCTCAAAGGTGATGTCATCGCCGTTTATTTTGCGCTCAAGCACCCCGGCACTCCGCTTTACGCCAAGGTGGTTGCCACCATTGTCGTCGGTTACGCATTAAGCCCCATAGACTTGATCCCAGACTTCGTGCCGGTGCTTGGGTATTTGGATGAGGTAATTCTGCTGCCGCTGGGCATAGCCCTGGCAATAAAGCTGATACCGGCAGACGTACTAACCGCCTGCCGCGAAGAAGCCCGCAATAACCCGCCGGCACTGAAGCCTAAGATTTGGATCGCGGCGTATGTCATCGTTTTTCTCTGGCTGACTGTGATTTATGCCGTGTACGCGTGGCTTAAATAG
- a CDS encoding fumarylacetoacetate hydrolase family protein: MQFVTYVQDGKQHVGLFTQEQRFIVPIAAAEKHFLGSAAIPDDMQAIIEAGDDVVAKIKELAEKAAADNKFPLVAVDAVTVLAPIPRPKKNIFCIGKNYVEHALEFDKSGDANTAVPKYPVVFTKPPTTVVGPGAVVKSHQDVTGQLDYEVELAVVIGKTASKVSRAEAYDYVFGYTIMNDVTARDLQKRHLQWFLGKGLDTFAPLGPCLVHKSAIPDPHNLNISCKINGEIRQNANTRDMVFDIPTLIEVISAGITLEPGDIIATGTPSGVGAGFNPPKFLKSGDVMELEIAGIGILKNTIE; the protein is encoded by the coding sequence ATGCAGTTTGTAACTTATGTGCAAGACGGCAAGCAGCATGTGGGGCTTTTTACGCAAGAACAACGGTTTATCGTCCCGATTGCCGCCGCGGAAAAGCATTTCCTGGGCAGTGCGGCTATTCCGGATGACATGCAGGCCATTATCGAAGCCGGTGATGACGTTGTCGCCAAGATTAAGGAGCTGGCGGAAAAAGCCGCGGCCGATAACAAATTCCCCCTCGTCGCGGTTGACGCCGTAACCGTCCTGGCACCTATTCCCCGGCCGAAAAAGAATATCTTCTGCATCGGCAAAAACTATGTCGAGCATGCGTTGGAATTTGACAAGTCCGGCGATGCCAACACCGCGGTACCCAAATATCCCGTTGTCTTTACCAAGCCGCCGACCACTGTTGTCGGCCCGGGCGCAGTCGTTAAAAGCCACCAGGATGTTACCGGCCAGCTGGATTATGAAGTGGAACTGGCCGTGGTAATCGGCAAAACAGCAAGCAAAGTTTCCAGAGCTGAAGCATATGATTATGTTTTCGGCTATACCATCATGAATGACGTGACGGCCCGCGACCTGCAAAAACGCCACCTGCAATGGTTTTTGGGCAAAGGGCTCGATACATTTGCGCCGCTTGGTCCATGCCTGGTGCACAAAAGCGCCATCCCTGATCCCCATAACCTTAATATCTCCTGCAAAATTAACGGGGAAATCAGACAGAACGCCAATACCCGGGACATGGTCTTCGATATCCCTACCTTAATTGAAGTTATCTCCGCCGGTATCACCTTAGAGCCGGGCGACATCATCGCCACCGGCACGCCTTCCGGTGTCGGCGCGGGCTTTAACCCACCCAAATTCCTGAAATCCGGCGACGTAATGGAACTGGAAATCGCGGGCATCGGCATCCTGAAAAATACGATAGAATAA
- a CDS encoding DUF6917 domain-containing protein, translating to MADPYARNMFGDFNPYFAKRPVTGRLVVVLDGVFNGRGLQLIKPSSRALLAGEIHELIITDEDAKPGSQVDRIAYLGFFEVEKGGVIVVGDPVKVGGKVVGRIAGYDETHMPNHLNIVLTGERVSGRERGVALEVGLVIG from the coding sequence ATGGCCGATCCTTACGCGCGCAATATGTTTGGCGATTTTAATCCCTATTTTGCCAAGCGGCCGGTAACCGGCAGACTTGTCGTCGTTTTGGACGGCGTTTTTAACGGACGGGGCCTCCAGTTGATCAAGCCTTCGTCGCGGGCGCTGCTGGCGGGCGAGATTCATGAACTGATCATCACTGACGAAGACGCCAAACCAGGCAGCCAGGTTGACCGCATCGCTTATCTCGGCTTTTTCGAAGTGGAAAAAGGCGGGGTGATCGTGGTCGGCGACCCAGTAAAGGTAGGCGGCAAAGTGGTGGGCCGCATTGCCGGCTATGACGAGACCCACATGCCCAACCACCTGAATATCGTCCTGACCGGCGAACGCGTGTCCGGACGGGAGCGGGGCGTGGCGCTGGAAGTCGGGCTGGTAATCGGATAA
- a CDS encoding RidA family protein translates to MSYEAKLQELGLKVPEVAKPVAAYVPAVKVGDYVYTSGQIPFVEGKLKYVGKVGKDLSLEEGYEAAKVCALNCLAAVKSVIGSLDKVEQIVKVVGFVNSAPGFADQPKVVNGASELIGQVFGTAGEHARSAVGVAELPLNAAVEVEMIVKVK, encoded by the coding sequence GTGAGCTACGAAGCCAAACTGCAGGAACTAGGGCTAAAGGTACCGGAAGTGGCCAAACCGGTAGCCGCTTATGTGCCGGCCGTCAAGGTTGGCGATTATGTGTACACATCAGGCCAAATCCCGTTTGTTGAGGGTAAGCTTAAGTATGTCGGCAAGGTCGGCAAAGACTTGTCGCTTGAAGAAGGGTACGAAGCTGCGAAAGTCTGCGCCCTCAACTGCCTGGCCGCGGTAAAAAGCGTTATTGGCAGCCTGGACAAGGTAGAGCAAATCGTCAAAGTGGTAGGCTTTGTCAACAGCGCCCCCGGTTTTGCCGACCAACCCAAAGTGGTTAATGGCGCCTCTGAGCTCATCGGCCAAGTTTTCGGCACCGCCGGCGAACATGCCCGGTCGGCCGTTGGCGTGGCTGAGCTGCCGCTTAATGCTGCCGTTGAGGTAGAAATGATCGTAAAAGTAAAATAG